One part of the Archaeoglobaceae archaeon genome encodes these proteins:
- a CDS encoding ABC transporter substrate-binding protein has translation MRIAFLSTAYHTSHILKERFKAEWKLFSTGIEIMRAFETNRIDLAYVGLTPVIYAKNRGLNLVCIAGGHVEGTVIAGRAEGEFPECLEGKRVGTLATGTMHDVVLRSIKANFEVVNYPYAEMLLNDFIDQHVDFVCGTPNLAVLAEKYGAKIVCKPAELWSWNPSYGIVVKRDFYEENVELLADFLIKHEWACNLLREARDFAVQKIYRSFKGELKLDEIRKIVELSPKYCSSLPEKYIESTLKLAKFMKELGYIERIPKRSEIFELSLINEIHPQKEHYSQ, from the coding sequence ATGAGAATTGCGTTCCTTTCGACAGCTTATCACACATCTCATATTCTGAAAGAGCGGTTTAAAGCAGAATGGAAGCTATTTAGCACTGGAATTGAGATCATGAGGGCATTCGAGACAAACAGAATTGATTTAGCCTATGTTGGACTAACTCCTGTGATCTATGCAAAAAACCGCGGGCTGAATTTGGTCTGCATTGCAGGTGGACACGTTGAGGGCACGGTTATCGCTGGAAGGGCTGAAGGAGAATTTCCAGAGTGTCTTGAGGGGAAAAGAGTTGGAACTCTTGCCACGGGAACAATGCACGATGTAGTGCTCCGAAGTATTAAAGCAAATTTTGAGGTCGTCAATTACCCTTATGCGGAGATGCTTTTGAACGACTTCATTGACCAGCATGTTGATTTTGTCTGTGGAACTCCGAATTTGGCGGTTTTGGCTGAGAAATACGGTGCAAAGATCGTCTGCAAACCTGCAGAACTCTGGAGCTGGAATCCAAGCTATGGAATCGTCGTGAAAAGGGATTTTTATGAAGAAAACGTAGAACTTCTTGCAGATTTCTTAATAAAGCATGAATGGGCTTGCAATTTGCTAAGAGAAGCAAGAGATTTTGCGGTGCAGAAAATTTACAGGAGCTTTAAGGGCGAATTAAAACTCGACGAAATTCGCAAGATTGTTGAGCTAAGCCCCAAATACTGCTCATCCTTGCCTGAAAAGTATATCGAGAGCACTTTAAAACTCGCCAAATTCATGAAAGAACTTGGTTATATAGAAAGAATTCCGAAAAGGAGTGAAATCTTTGAATTGAGCCTTATCAATGAAATTCACCCACAAAAGGAGCATTACAGCCAGTAG
- a CDS encoding ASKHA domain-containing protein: MKVTFEPVGRTVESKEGILLEIARDSNIGIRSDCGGRGVCGKCKVVLIKGKVGELTESERKILKSEEIQQNYRLACQTKVLSDSIIFIPKESRLEKRKVEESTIEPEIELETVVRKIPISLEQPNLKDVRSDLDRLRSKLGDIEVSLNLLKKLPELLRLNKWEINAVLWKNRLISVESRESDNLFGLAIDIGSSKLVCHLVDLKSGKTVARAYAENPQVAFGEDIVSRISYAKNEENLVRLQKLVVEALNKLIEELCEMVKVSPESIYEAVVVGNSVMHHIFFGITPKFIGTAPFTPAVTEGISYPSREIGLNINPEGMVTSLPLIAGFIGADATANLLLTKIYNSEEISMVIDIGTNTEILLGNRERILACSTPSGPAFEGAHITFGMKAVSGAIEEVEIKGEEVFYKTIDNQRPKGICGSGMIDLVAELFKNGFINRNGKFSKDSIRIIRDGVPKFIIARAEETEFGKDITVNEKDINEFLLAKAAIKAGWTILADRFGINPEKIDRIYLAGSFGKHVDLENARIIGLLPKNGEVIFAGDSAVSGAKIALKSVKQRDEIERVAKKVEYVELSTERDFQRVYLRAIPL; this comes from the coding sequence ATGAAGGTAACATTTGAACCGGTTGGCAGAACCGTGGAAAGCAAAGAAGGAATTCTGCTTGAAATAGCCAGAGATTCGAATATTGGCATAAGATCCGACTGTGGAGGCAGAGGGGTTTGTGGAAAGTGCAAAGTGGTTTTAATCAAGGGCAAAGTTGGTGAGCTCACAGAGTCGGAAAGAAAAATCCTGAAATCAGAGGAAATCCAGCAAAATTACAGGCTTGCGTGTCAGACAAAGGTTCTTTCTGACTCCATAATTTTCATTCCAAAAGAGAGCAGACTTGAAAAGAGAAAAGTAGAGGAATCCACAATTGAGCCTGAAATAGAGCTTGAAACCGTGGTTAGAAAAATTCCCATCTCTCTTGAACAACCAAATCTCAAAGACGTTAGAAGCGACTTGGATAGGCTCAGAAGCAAACTTGGAGATATTGAAGTATCATTGAATTTGCTTAAAAAACTTCCGGAGCTCCTGAGACTGAATAAATGGGAAATAAACGCTGTTTTATGGAAAAACAGGCTTATTTCAGTTGAAAGCAGAGAAAGCGATAATCTTTTTGGGCTTGCAATTGACATAGGTTCTTCAAAGTTAGTCTGCCATCTCGTAGATTTGAAGAGTGGAAAAACCGTTGCAAGGGCTTATGCAGAAAATCCTCAGGTAGCCTTTGGCGAAGACATAGTTTCGAGGATAAGCTACGCAAAAAATGAGGAAAATCTGGTGAGATTGCAAAAATTAGTTGTAGAAGCGTTGAACAAACTCATAGAAGAGCTTTGTGAAATGGTAAAAGTTTCTCCCGAAAGCATATACGAAGCTGTAGTTGTAGGAAACTCGGTGATGCATCACATCTTTTTTGGTATCACTCCGAAGTTCATCGGCACGGCACCATTTACTCCTGCGGTTACCGAAGGAATAAGTTATCCTTCAAGAGAGATTGGTCTGAATATAAATCCAGAAGGTATGGTAACTTCTTTACCGCTGATTGCAGGGTTTATTGGAGCAGACGCAACAGCTAATCTTCTTCTCACGAAAATTTACAACTCCGAAGAGATTTCGATGGTTATAGACATTGGAACCAATACTGAGATCCTGCTGGGTAACAGGGAAAGAATTTTAGCGTGCTCAACTCCATCTGGACCAGCATTTGAGGGGGCACACATTACTTTTGGAATGAAGGCAGTGAGTGGGGCGATAGAAGAGGTTGAAATTAAAGGGGAGGAGGTTTTTTATAAAACAATTGATAATCAGAGGCCCAAAGGGATTTGTGGTAGTGGAATGATCGATCTCGTCGCAGAGCTTTTCAAAAATGGTTTCATAAACAGAAATGGGAAGTTTTCAAAAGATAGCATCAGGATAATAAGGGATGGTGTTCCGAAGTTTATAATTGCGAGAGCAGAAGAGACGGAATTTGGAAAAGACATAACTGTAAACGAAAAGGACATAAATGAGTTTTTACTCGCGAAAGCGGCAATAAAGGCAGGATGGACGATTTTAGCAGATAGATTTGGAATTAATCCAGAAAAGATTGATAGAATTTACCTTGCGGGATCTTTTGGCAAACACGTTGACTTAGAGAACGCTCGAATAATTGGCTTACTACCGAAAAATGGTGAAGTTATATTTGCTGGCGATTCAGCGGTCAGCGGTGCAAAAATTGCGCTTAAATCAGTTAAACAAAGAGATGAAATTGAAAGAGTTGCGAAAAAAGTGGAATACGTGGAATTATCCACTGAAAGAGATTTCCAGAGGGTTTATTTAAGGGCAATACCTCTTTAA
- a CDS encoding tetrahydromethanopterin S-methyltransferase subunit H → MLRFAQPKIFEICGIKVGGNPGESKTLLIGSIFYKGHKIVEDEKKGHFNRELAEKLIKEQEELSEKTEIPGIVDVVGMSEEALRKYIDFVASITEKPFLIDSAMPDIKISALKFVKEAGLEKRVIYNSISPEVKDRELIALKESGVESAIVLTYTMNVLSSKARVEAFQKLLPKLEIAGINKPLVDTFVMDVPSLPAAIKAGVEIKKNFGFPCGSGAHNAIASWKGLRNLLGKESEKFAVVVANTLQIAFGLDFALYGPIEDSKLVFPAVYMLNIAYRNFARTKDFIPI, encoded by the coding sequence ATGCTGAGGTTTGCACAACCAAAAATCTTCGAAATTTGTGGAATAAAAGTTGGAGGGAATCCTGGGGAGAGCAAAACCCTGCTTATAGGGAGCATATTTTATAAAGGACATAAGATCGTTGAGGACGAGAAAAAGGGGCACTTCAACAGAGAGCTTGCAGAAAAGCTGATAAAAGAACAGGAAGAACTGAGCGAAAAAACTGAAATTCCGGGGATAGTTGACGTTGTGGGAATGAGTGAAGAAGCTCTGAGAAAATACATCGATTTTGTTGCATCAATTACAGAAAAGCCATTTTTGATAGACTCAGCAATGCCAGACATAAAAATCTCTGCGCTCAAATTTGTAAAAGAGGCGGGGCTTGAGAAAAGAGTTATCTACAACTCTATATCTCCTGAAGTAAAGGATAGAGAGCTTATAGCTCTAAAGGAGAGCGGTGTTGAATCTGCGATTGTGCTTACTTACACGATGAACGTTCTCAGTAGCAAGGCACGAGTTGAAGCCTTTCAGAAGCTTTTGCCAAAGCTCGAAATTGCTGGGATCAATAAACCGCTTGTCGACACATTTGTAATGGACGTTCCAAGTCTTCCAGCGGCGATAAAGGCAGGAGTAGAGATAAAGAAGAATTTTGGTTTTCCATGCGGTTCTGGGGCACACAATGCAATCGCGAGCTGGAAAGGGCTAAGGAACCTGCTTGGAAAGGAATCGGAAAAGTTCGCGGTAGTTGTTGCAAATACACTCCAGATAGCATTTGGCTTGGATTTTGCATTATATGGTCCAATTGAGGATTCAAAGCTCGTATTCCCAGCAGTTTACATGCTGAACATTGCATACAGAAACTTTGCAAGAACAAAGGATTTTATACCAATATGA
- a CDS encoding MFS transporter — protein MNFGLSEKHKNLYPATVAFLLVFAMVSLVWSQFYPYIIERYSLNEISPVVLSASLIGLGMLIFQLVAGFLADRFGPKPTVAISGLAYLLGMYIISMAFSYAEWEIAKLFWYAGSFVVGIGAGFFVGTYPVVIARWFPENIGKAFGISIFGQNISPLFISPLVAFLIINHGLQTTFIVLGFIIFATFYVVGVLFWCVPEASKSETDSSLGDALKDTRFWILFTVMFSTATAWFLILMNVATIVLEGLSRDSFSPEYISNHFIPLFLSITAIGSAFGSLFWGAFNDRAGGPFKVLPILYAVAGVMIFVFAITYSDALLVLVFGILVYFCLGGEPTVHFTAVPTFFGKKFTGRITALLNTSVMTSSIIGPYLGSLIRDATTSYLSALYLAAFLHFFATAVVLFGAKYAKEVEKC, from the coding sequence ATGAACTTTGGTTTAAGCGAGAAGCATAAAAATCTCTATCCAGCAACAGTCGCCTTTCTCTTGGTTTTTGCGATGGTTTCCTTGGTATGGAGTCAGTTTTACCCTTACATAATAGAGAGATATTCTCTAAATGAAATCTCTCCAGTAGTCTTATCTGCCTCGCTAATTGGGCTTGGAATGTTAATTTTTCAGCTCGTTGCAGGATTTTTGGCCGACAGATTTGGACCAAAGCCAACAGTTGCTATATCCGGGCTTGCTTACCTGCTTGGGATGTATATCATTTCGATGGCCTTTAGCTATGCTGAGTGGGAAATTGCAAAGCTGTTCTGGTATGCAGGAAGCTTTGTTGTTGGGATTGGAGCGGGTTTCTTTGTAGGAACTTATCCGGTGGTTATTGCAAGATGGTTTCCTGAAAACATAGGAAAAGCATTCGGAATTTCAATCTTTGGACAGAATATTTCACCACTTTTTATCTCCCCTCTTGTGGCTTTTCTTATAATTAACCATGGTCTCCAAACTACCTTCATCGTGCTGGGATTTATAATATTTGCAACATTTTACGTAGTTGGCGTATTATTTTGGTGTGTTCCTGAAGCTTCTAAATCCGAAACCGACTCGTCGCTCGGTGACGCTTTAAAGGATACGAGATTCTGGATTCTTTTTACCGTGATGTTCTCAACTGCAACCGCATGGTTTCTGATTCTAATGAATGTAGCAACAATTGTTTTAGAGGGTTTGTCCAGGGATTCTTTTAGTCCAGAGTATATTTCAAACCACTTTATCCCGTTATTTCTCAGCATAACTGCAATTGGTAGTGCTTTCGGCTCCTTATTCTGGGGTGCCTTTAACGACAGGGCAGGAGGACCTTTCAAAGTTTTGCCGATTCTCTACGCTGTTGCGGGAGTGATGATATTTGTTTTCGCAATAACGTATTCAGATGCATTACTCGTCCTGGTTTTTGGAATTCTGGTTTACTTTTGTCTTGGCGGTGAGCCAACGGTGCATTTCACTGCAGTCCCAACCTTCTTTGGAAAGAAGTTCACAGGAAGGATTACTGCACTTTTGAACACTTCTGTGATGACTTCTTCAATCATTGGTCCTTATTTGGGCTCATTAATAAGAGATGCTACGACATCTTATCTCTCTGCTCTCTATTTAGCAGCATTTTTGCATTTCTTTGCAACCGCAGTGGTCTTATTTGGTGCAAAATATGCTAAGGAGGTGGAAAAATGCTGA
- a CDS encoding uroporphyrinogen decarboxylase family protein → MDSENTRKEKLKRIEDVINGKEPDRVPVTGATAVWHGAYAGYTTHEVLFDYSKCKSAWLKVARDFDFDTFTVIAGLEGMIYTIALLEQPDMSSAARFILGATHLALGDVYSKWPGYELDKNAHPQFIGKEIMKASEYDQLIENPLEFINKVAMPRINKKLGKVGSAEYNAALVKYGAELARFGAFMADVSVELAKLGYPTIPMSWGYAPLDLIGDFLRDIKNVVMDLYRHGDKVKQAVEAVKPLIIKAAACSAPPKEIRKQIFGTEIVECFFPLHLNEYLNPKLYNEFYWPALNDVFKEVIKMGLTPFVLFEGKHDAHLETLLEAPKGKIVGVFEKTDPRKVREVLDNHIILVSGPPNSLLISGTPQKVEEFMKKLLEDCKEGGMMIWPGVDGGLSRDAKPENVKAMLDAVKKYGKY, encoded by the coding sequence ATGGATTCTGAAAATACGAGAAAGGAGAAGCTTAAAAGAATAGAGGACGTGATAAATGGTAAGGAACCCGACAGAGTGCCAGTCACGGGGGCAACTGCAGTTTGGCACGGAGCTTATGCGGGATATACAACTCATGAAGTTCTCTTCGATTATTCAAAGTGCAAGTCCGCTTGGCTGAAGGTTGCAAGAGATTTTGACTTCGACACATTCACAGTTATTGCTGGGCTTGAGGGCATGATTTACACAATTGCCCTACTTGAACAGCCCGATATGTCCTCAGCTGCAAGATTCATCCTTGGAGCAACTCATCTTGCACTTGGAGACGTTTACTCTAAATGGCCCGGCTATGAACTCGACAAAAACGCTCATCCACAATTCATAGGTAAGGAAATCATGAAAGCAAGCGAGTACGACCAGCTCATTGAGAATCCACTTGAGTTCATAAATAAAGTTGCCATGCCAAGAATCAATAAAAAGCTTGGCAAAGTTGGATCAGCAGAATACAATGCTGCGCTTGTTAAATACGGAGCTGAGCTTGCAAGATTTGGAGCCTTCATGGCTGATGTCTCTGTAGAGCTTGCAAAGCTTGGATATCCAACGATTCCAATGTCCTGGGGGTATGCCCCACTTGACTTAATTGGTGACTTTTTGAGAGATATAAAGAACGTAGTAATGGATCTCTACAGACACGGGGACAAGGTAAAGCAGGCTGTCGAAGCAGTCAAGCCGTTAATAATAAAAGCTGCCGCCTGCTCAGCTCCACCTAAAGAAATAAGAAAGCAGATTTTTGGAACAGAAATCGTTGAGTGTTTCTTCCCGCTCCACCTGAATGAATATTTAAATCCAAAGCTATACAACGAATTCTACTGGCCTGCACTGAACGATGTTTTCAAGGAAGTAATAAAAATGGGTCTAACGCCGTTTGTTCTTTTCGAAGGTAAACATGATGCACATCTGGAAACTTTGCTCGAAGCGCCTAAGGGTAAAATAGTCGGCGTTTTTGAAAAAACAGACCCAAGAAAGGTTAGAGAAGTCCTTGATAACCACATCATTCTTGTAAGTGGTCCTCCAAACTCTCTGCTAATCAGCGGAACTCCACAAAAAGTTGAGGAGTTCATGAAAAAGCTTCTTGAGGATTGCAAAGAGGGCGGGATGATGATCTGGCCAGGTGTCGACGGTGGACTTTCAAGAGATGCAAAGCCCGAGAATGTAAAGGCAATGCTGGATGCCGTGAAGAAGTATGGAAAATATTAA
- a CDS encoding corrinoid protein, which yields MNLGDEFVRALADLDEQKVIEIAKKRIENKEDPFKILEDIRKATEIIGKRFEEGRYFVSDLIMAGEILKQVMELLKPLLGDKKAESRGKVVIGSVEGDVHDIGKNIVIALLEAEGFEVVDLGVDQPPQAFVDAIKQYNPQIVGLSGLLTEAIESMKRTIDAIKEAGLRDRVKIIVGGGRTSEEVKNYTQADEWADDAAVGVKKIKALLGVS from the coding sequence ATGAATTTAGGAGACGAATTTGTAAGGGCTCTTGCAGATCTTGATGAGCAGAAAGTGATAGAAATTGCCAAAAAGAGAATAGAGAACAAAGAAGACCCGTTTAAGATTCTTGAGGACATCAGAAAAGCAACAGAAATAATCGGAAAGCGATTTGAAGAGGGCAGATACTTCGTCTCGGATCTAATAATGGCAGGAGAGATTCTAAAGCAAGTCATGGAACTCTTGAAGCCTTTGCTCGGCGATAAGAAAGCGGAGAGCAGAGGAAAGGTTGTCATTGGCAGTGTTGAAGGAGATGTGCATGATATAGGAAAGAACATCGTCATAGCCTTGCTTGAAGCTGAAGGATTTGAAGTAGTCGATTTAGGCGTAGATCAGCCTCCGCAGGCATTTGTTGACGCCATAAAGCAGTATAATCCACAAATTGTTGGACTTAGTGGTTTGCTTACCGAAGCAATAGAGAGCATGAAGAGAACCATTGATGCAATAAAAGAAGCTGGTCTAAGAGACAGAGTTAAGATTATCGTTGGAGGCGGAAGAACAAGTGAAGAAGTCAAGAATTACACCCAAGCCGACGAATGGGCGGATGATGCAGCTGTCGGTGTTAAGAAGATCAAGGCCTTGCTGGGGGTGAGTTAA
- a CDS encoding MFS transporter — MRSKWIILAVSWFLFGSLVFAWYAMGTLAPILIKLYGVDQTQYSLAFTVPWLIAGILAFPAGIIADKFGIRATATAGVLVAAVGTFLKAQSIDFSSLILAQILLGIGLGFTLVNLPKIISAWFPPQQVGLATGIYMTALMIWLSLGLTLAPYFNSWSEINLYGGILICLAAIFFIVLVRDAPPGVTIPKANVLEGAKKSLTNKAILATSLGTFTAMAGMVPFQALFTTAAAMEKGIDIATAGAIVAMITWSGWIGSLIFPILSSKTGGVRLYILLLSVAFSVLVYLGWLIGEITVLWIAITIAGFLAGGVIPHWMALPAYLPAVDSKMKPEWVGGSAGVINTFLCIGAFVSTPFIIAPIAVIYGFTTAFAVSALLFAIQGIFAFLIPEPPKVK; from the coding sequence ATGAGAAGTAAATGGATAATTCTTGCAGTTTCCTGGTTCCTGTTTGGCTCATTGGTATTTGCATGGTATGCAATGGGAACGCTTGCACCTATTCTGATAAAGCTTTATGGTGTCGACCAGACTCAATATTCATTGGCTTTTACAGTTCCATGGCTCATCGCAGGTATTCTGGCATTTCCAGCAGGTATCATTGCTGATAAGTTCGGTATTAGAGCGACTGCGACAGCAGGTGTTCTCGTAGCAGCAGTTGGAACATTTTTGAAAGCTCAGAGCATAGATTTCAGTTCTCTGATTTTGGCCCAAATATTGCTCGGTATCGGATTAGGGTTCACACTTGTAAATCTTCCAAAGATCATAAGTGCCTGGTTCCCGCCACAGCAAGTAGGGCTTGCTACAGGGATCTACATGACTGCTCTAATGATCTGGCTTTCATTGGGCTTAACTCTGGCTCCCTATTTCAATAGTTGGAGTGAGATAAATCTATACGGGGGAATCCTAATCTGCTTGGCAGCGATCTTCTTTATCGTATTAGTAAGGGATGCACCTCCTGGAGTTACGATTCCAAAGGCAAACGTTCTTGAAGGAGCCAAGAAATCACTCACAAATAAGGCAATTCTTGCAACCTCTCTCGGAACTTTCACAGCAATGGCGGGCATGGTTCCATTCCAAGCCCTCTTCACAACCGCTGCAGCTATGGAAAAGGGCATAGACATTGCAACCGCTGGGGCGATAGTTGCCATGATAACTTGGTCTGGCTGGATAGGCTCGCTGATTTTCCCGATTCTGAGTTCAAAAACTGGTGGTGTAAGGTTATACATCTTATTGCTGTCAGTAGCCTTCTCAGTTCTTGTTTACCTTGGCTGGCTCATTGGCGAAATTACTGTGCTCTGGATTGCAATAACAATTGCTGGCTTCTTAGCTGGTGGAGTTATTCCCCACTGGATGGCTTTACCAGCTTATCTGCCAGCAGTTGATTCTAAAATGAAACCAGAATGGGTCGGTGGTTCTGCGGGAGTAATAAACACATTCCTGTGCATAGGAGCTTTTGTGAGCACACCTTTTATAATCGCTCCAATTGCAGTGATTTATGGTTTTACAACCGCCTTTGCAGTTTCAGCACTTCTGTTTGCAATTCAGGGCATTTTCGCATTCCTGATTCCAGAACCGCCTAAAGTTAAATGA
- a CDS encoding hydrogenase maturation protease — MGNPIYSDDRIGLIVGEKLKEKLEAEGFEVKILERMGYTLIDYIAGHETVFVVDSIKGKVGEIVLIDNLEDLKIRFSKSPHYAGLPETIELMKALNLSVPKKLVVIGIGVKEPYTISEKMSPELELMLDSIVERVYSIINGLE; from the coding sequence TTGGGCAATCCGATTTACTCAGACGACCGAATTGGCTTAATTGTTGGCGAAAAGCTGAAAGAGAAGCTTGAAGCTGAAGGTTTTGAAGTAAAAATCTTGGAAAGAATGGGCTATACGCTGATCGACTACATTGCTGGTCACGAGACTGTTTTTGTTGTGGACAGCATTAAGGGTAAAGTGGGAGAGATCGTTTTAATTGACAATTTGGAGGACTTAAAGATTCGATTTTCCAAATCTCCGCATTATGCGGGACTTCCAGAGACAATTGAACTCATGAAGGCTCTGAATTTATCTGTGCCAAAAAAATTGGTAGTAATTGGCATCGGGGTTAAGGAGCCCTATACGATTTCAGAGAAAATGTCTCCTGAGCTTGAATTGATGCTCGATTCGATTGTGGAAAGGGTTTATAGCATAATAAATGGTCTTGAATGA
- a CDS encoding Ni/Fe hydrogenase subunit alpha yields MSKEIVIDPITRLEGHGKIVIILDDKGNCVRAFFQVPEFRGFEKFAEGRHAEDMPQITSRICGVCPTAHHMASTKALDDLYKVDPPVAAKKIRELFYNLFMLEDHALHVYILGGPDFIVGPDAPKEERNVVGVIKKVGQEVGLKVIGMRKSIRQMMERIGGKTIHPVFGVPGGISKPLNEEIVKDLKALGEQGVEFAQFTLNVFKDIVLKNKKYLDLITSDAYTHRTYYMGLVDNKNRVNFYDGMLRVVDPNGKEYAKFDVHNYLDYIAEHVEPWSYMTFPYLRKIGWKGLIDGEQSGIYAVAPLARLNAAEGMATPLAQEAYEEMFEKLGKPAHQTLAMHWARVIEMLYAAERIKELANDPDILDQNVRNLPTEKPSVGIGVVEAPRGTLIHHYETDERGVIKRANLLVATQHNIGRISMSVDKAARSLIKGGVVNDGLLNMVEMAFRAYDPCNACGTHTLPGSMPVPIYIYNTNGELLRVIH; encoded by the coding sequence ATGAGCAAGGAGATCGTTATTGACCCAATTACCCGACTTGAAGGACATGGAAAGATCGTAATAATTCTTGACGACAAAGGAAATTGCGTTAGAGCATTTTTCCAAGTCCCAGAGTTCAGAGGTTTTGAAAAGTTTGCCGAAGGCAGACATGCAGAAGACATGCCACAGATTACATCAAGAATATGCGGTGTTTGCCCGACAGCACACCACATGGCCTCTACTAAGGCTTTAGACGACCTCTACAAGGTTGATCCACCTGTAGCGGCAAAGAAGATCAGGGAACTCTTCTACAACCTTTTCATGCTTGAAGACCATGCCTTGCACGTTTACATCCTCGGAGGTCCTGACTTCATTGTTGGACCAGATGCTCCAAAGGAGGAGAGAAACGTTGTTGGAGTGATCAAAAAGGTTGGGCAGGAAGTTGGGCTCAAGGTAATAGGGATGAGAAAGAGCATTAGGCAGATGATGGAGAGAATTGGTGGCAAAACAATTCACCCAGTCTTTGGAGTTCCTGGAGGAATTTCAAAGCCTTTAAATGAGGAGATCGTTAAAGATCTAAAAGCCCTTGGAGAGCAGGGAGTTGAATTTGCCCAATTCACTCTGAACGTTTTCAAGGACATAGTGCTGAAAAACAAGAAGTATTTAGACTTGATCACGAGCGATGCTTACACTCATCGCACATACTACATGGGTCTCGTCGACAACAAGAATCGGGTAAACTTCTACGACGGCATGCTTAGAGTTGTTGATCCGAATGGCAAAGAATATGCAAAGTTCGATGTGCACAACTACTTGGATTACATCGCTGAACATGTGGAGCCTTGGAGCTACATGACGTTCCCCTATTTGAGGAAGATCGGCTGGAAAGGGCTTATTGACGGGGAGCAGAGCGGAATATATGCGGTAGCACCGCTTGCAAGGCTTAACGCAGCTGAGGGCATGGCAACACCATTGGCTCAGGAAGCCTACGAAGAGATGTTCGAAAAACTTGGAAAGCCAGCTCATCAAACTCTTGCGATGCACTGGGCGAGAGTCATTGAAATGCTCTATGCTGCTGAACGCATAAAGGAGCTCGCTAACGATCCAGATATTTTGGACCAGAACGTAAGAAATCTGCCAACCGAAAAACCAAGTGTTGGCATTGGAGTTGTTGAGGCACCAAGAGGGACTTTGATCCATCACTACGAGACCGACGAGAGAGGAGTGATTAAGAGGGCGAACTTGCTCGTCGCCACACAGCACAACATCGGCAGGATTTCGATGTCTGTTGACAAGGCAGCGAGAAGCTTGATCAAAGGCGGAGTTGTGAACGATGGACTGCTGAACATGGTAGAAATGGCATTCAGAGCCTACGATCCATGCAATGCCTGCGGAACTCACACATTGCCGGGCTCAATGCCTGTGCCCATTTATATCTACAACACCAATGGAGAACTGCTGAGAGTTATTCATTAA
- a CDS encoding oxidoreductase has translation MSEKPKVAWYWCASCGGCEESFVDLAERLLKVFEAVDIVFCPVAMDFKREDVEKLPDGSITVALINGGIRLKEHEEMVKLLRKKSKIVIAYGACSAWGGIPGLANLYNLDEALERKYLEVPTIENPKEVLPTKKIIVNIPEAKMKAELELPEPLPVLLPLDKVIDVDYYIPGCPPTPDVFWNALQALLSGNLPPKGAIVGASNRSLCDECSLNETKPEKVLVKEFKRPDKAKPEPNKCLLAQGFLCMGPVTRGGCTALCIKGNMPCTGCFGLLDGIVDYGGKAISYFGSILDYSPVEEKEIKKAFDGIPDWIGTIYRYSLAASKLSHKAGIKKPKRIKEVVEI, from the coding sequence ATGAGCGAGAAGCCAAAGGTAGCGTGGTATTGGTGTGCTTCATGCGGTGGCTGTGAGGAATCTTTCGTAGACTTAGCGGAGAGACTGCTGAAAGTCTTCGAGGCTGTTGATATCGTATTCTGTCCAGTTGCGATGGATTTCAAGAGAGAAGATGTTGAAAAGCTTCCAGATGGCTCAATCACTGTTGCGCTAATCAACGGCGGGATTAGGCTGAAGGAGCACGAGGAGATGGTAAAACTGCTCAGGAAGAAGTCGAAGATCGTTATAGCCTATGGTGCTTGCTCTGCTTGGGGCGGAATTCCGGGGCTTGCAAATCTTTACAATCTGGATGAAGCTCTCGAAAGAAAGTATTTAGAAGTCCCGACGATCGAAAATCCAAAAGAAGTTTTGCCAACAAAGAAGATTATCGTCAACATTCCAGAAGCGAAAATGAAGGCTGAGCTTGAACTTCCAGAACCACTTCCAGTTCTTCTACCGCTTGACAAGGTTATAGATGTTGACTATTATATTCCGGGTTGCCCACCAACTCCAGATGTTTTCTGGAATGCTCTGCAGGCGTTGCTGAGCGGTAATTTACCTCCAAAGGGGGCAATAGTTGGTGCTTCAAACAGATCGCTTTGTGACGAATGTTCCTTGAATGAAACAAAGCCTGAAAAAGTCCTTGTTAAGGAATTCAAGAGACCGGACAAAGCTAAGCCTGAGCCAAACAAGTGTTTGCTTGCTCAGGGATTCCTATGCATGGGTCCAGTTACAAGAGGCGGGTGCACAGCGCTTTGCATCAAAGGCAACATGCCCTGCACTGGTTGCTTTGGATTGCTTGACGGCATTGTTGACTACGGTGGCAAGGCAATCTCTTATTTCGGAAGTATTCTCGATTATTCGCCAGTGGAGGAAAAGGAGATCAAGAAAGCTTTTGATGGCATTCCGGATTGGATCGGAACTATTTACAGATATTCTCTTGCTGCTTCAAAGCTCAGCCATAAGGCAGGGATAAAGAAGCCGAAGCGAATAAAGGAGGTGGTTGAGATATGA